One window from the genome of Dolosigranulum savutiense encodes:
- a CDS encoding TraX family protein, with the protein MDTTKRFEDKRLEKIRIFDGAQLKYIAFVSMLIDHTNKAIVGPYLDGEGWLATLSTIFDVLGRVAFPIFAFLIVEGFFKTRSRARYLGSLMVFALISEVPFDMFANRRFFFTHDFNVLFTLSLALATLWAIDSLKKKLSNIHPAVWYLASIILLIISSLIAMLGGFDYEYHGILIPYAFYLFYNRPILAGFFGYLAIIKEIWSLLGFGLTLMYNGERGKQYKWVNYWFYPVHLFILGLLRFYLNI; encoded by the coding sequence TGGACACCACTAAACGATTTGAAGATAAACGACTAGAAAAGATTAGGATATTTGATGGTGCACAATTAAAATACATTGCTTTTGTATCGATGCTAATTGACCATACGAATAAGGCGATTGTCGGTCCGTATTTAGATGGAGAAGGTTGGTTAGCAACGCTCAGTACCATTTTTGATGTATTAGGACGAGTCGCTTTTCCTATTTTTGCCTTTTTAATTGTCGAAGGATTTTTTAAAACTCGTTCGAGAGCACGTTATTTAGGTTCGTTGATGGTATTTGCGCTTATTTCAGAAGTGCCATTTGATATGTTTGCTAATCGCCGTTTCTTTTTTACGCATGATTTCAATGTATTATTTACTTTATCCCTAGCTTTGGCTACACTTTGGGCAATTGATAGTTTGAAGAAGAAATTATCTAATATCCATCCAGCTGTTTGGTATCTTGCCTCCATCATCTTGCTTATCATATCATCATTAATTGCGATGCTTGGTGGATTTGATTATGAATATCACGGTATTTTAATTCCATATGCCTTCTATCTATTCTACAATCGTCCAATATTAGCTGGCTTCTTTGGCTACTTAGCTATTATTAAAGAAATTTGGTCACTTTTAGGTTTTGGTTTAACCTTGATGTACAATGGTGAACGTGGTAAACAATATAAATGGGTTAATTATTGGTTTTATCCAGTCCATCTATTTATTTTAGGCTTACTTCGCTTTTATTTAAATATTTAA